Below is a window of Staphylococcus succinus DNA.
GGCCAAGAAGATAAAGTGGCTGACGTTTCTACAATGAAACTAATTAAAGATAAAGTCACTACAAATGAATTATATTTTAAAGCTTGGGATGGTTTATACCATGAAATTCACAATGAACCTGAGCGTGATGAAGTTATGAGATATATGTTAGCCTTTTTAAACAATAGTGCTAGTAACAATGGCTTTATCATTCATGATGAGAACGAGCCCTCATAAGTTAATGATTCGTGTAATATACAGACACCAAACAATGTAGATGTTGTTTGGTGCTTTTTATTAGATAAGAGAAAACATTGCACAAATAAATGTGAAATAAATCACAAAAAATATTGCGCTAACTGGAAATATTTGTTATATTTTAATTGTGAAATAAATCACAATAGTGATTCGTAGAAAAATAAGTGAGGAGAGTCAAAATATGAAAAATATTAAAAGTAATAAAGTTGTATTAATTGGTGATGGCGCAGTTGGTTCAAGTTATGCTTTTGCTCTAGTTGCACAAGGTGTTGCTGACGAACTAGTTATTATTGACTTGGCGGAAGAGAAGGTTAAAGGTGATGTTATGGATTTAAATCATGGCGCACCATACGGAGATTCACCTGTAAATATCAAAGCAGGAAATTATAAAGACTGTACAGATGCTGATTTAGTCGTCATAACTGCTGGAGCAGCACAAAAGCCTGGAGAAACAAGATTAGATCTTATTGAAAAAAACACTAAAATATTTAAATCTATTGTGACAGAAATTATGGATTCAGGATTTGATGGAATATTCTTAGTTGCTACAAACCCTGTGGATGTATTATCATATGTAACACAAAAAATTTCAGGTTTACCAAAAGAACGTGTTATTGGTTCTGGTACAATATTAGATACAGCACGTTTTAAATATGAATTAGCTAAAGAATTTGATGTTTCACCAATGAGTGTAGAGGGCCAAATTATTGGAGAACATGGTGATTCAGAATTGGCCGTTTGGTCTCAAGCTAATATTGCGGGCCAACCATTATATGAAATGTTACATGGGGATAGTCAAAAGCAACATAGAATTGAAGAAATTTTTATAAATACTCGTGATGCAGCATACGATATTATTCAAGCTAAAGGTGCAACATATTATGGTATAGCTATGGGCTTATTGCACATTACGAAAGCTATCTTAAAAAATCAAAATGTAGTTTTAACAGTGTCTAGCTATTTAGAAGGTGAGTACGATAAGAATGATGTTTATATAGGTGTACCTACTTTAATTAATCGAGCAGGAGCGGTTAAAGTGTATGAAACACCATTGAATGATGAAGAAAGCGCATTATTTGATAATTCAGTGACAGTATTAAAAGAAATGCAAAATAAAATCTCTCATATAATTGCATAATTCATAGTTTAATTTTAAACTGTTTATAAGATTAATTTTATTTAAAATTCTATTATTTATACAGAGTAGAATTTTATACTCTAGGAATGAGAGTTTTACGAATTAATTTTACATGTTTAATATTTACTATGATTGGGGGATTACTCTATGGGAAAAACACTTATTGATAATGTTGATGGAGTGTTGAGATTAGAAATGATCTTGCAAGACATCGAGGATATTTTTTCTAAAGTACAAAAGCAATACAAGATGTCTAAAGAAGAAATCTTGATTCTTTTAACACTTTGGAAAGAAGGTTCAATGACTTTAAAGGAAATGGATGACTTTGTACATGTCAAATCATATAAGCGTACAAGAACTTATAATGATTTAGTCGAAAAAGAGTGGGTTATTAAAGAAAGACCTCAAAATGACGAGCGTACAGTTATTATTCATTTTAACGAAGATTTAAAAGATCAAAGGGAAGATCTTTTGAATTTCTTCAAAGAGGAAATTGAAGCAAAAGCAACAAGTATCCAAACTAGTCTTAAATCTATCATAAACTTATAGGGAATAATTATAGGTTGGGATATGTATCCTAAATCTAAAAAGACCAATCAGATTTTTTAAATCTGATTGGTTTTTTATTTTATACAAATAGTGGTTAGTGATCTTAATATACAGAAATGAGAACAAGAACAATTTATAACCTTTTTTCTATTGCACAGATAAAAGGTGGGTTGTTTTGTTGATTTATAAATTGGTATTGAAGTACATGAGCTTTATTTTGATCGAAGCATCTTAAGTATTCAATGACAGCATCTCGTTCTATTATACCTTCTTCATGTCCATGATATATTACTAAAACAATCACACCTTCTGGTGCTAATATATCGAAGATGGAATTAATTGCAGCAATCGTACTTTCAGGATGTGTAACGATTGATTTATCGCCTTTAGGTAAATAACCCAAATTGAAAATTGCTGCATCTATTTGCCCGTGTTCTTCTGTTGGAATATATTGTTGTACGTTGTCATGACTTGCTTGAAACAATTCGACATTATGAAATTCGACTGTTTTTTGTTGCGTATTATGGATAGCTTTCGTCTGAATATCAAAGCCATAGACTTTACCATTAGGTACTTGTTGTGCAAGGAAGTATGTATCATTGCCATTGCCACATGTGGCATCAATTACAATACTCTCTTTATTAATATGTGTGGTGACTAAGGTTTTGGCAAATGGTAGTATACGTTCTAATTTCATGATTGAACAGTACTTTCAAAAAGTTTGCCTTGATAGGATGCTCTTCGTGCAAGCTCGTTATCAATTTCATTTAAAACTTCCCATTTATTTACACTCCACATGGGCCCGACCATTAAATCAATAGGACCATCACCAGTTATTCTGTGGACAATCATTTCTTTGGGGATGATTTCTAACTGATCACAAACCAAATTGGTATATTCTTCTTGTGACATAAATTCCAACATACCTTTATCATATTGCTTAACCATTGGTGTGCCTTTTAATAAATGAAGCAAATGTATTTTAATACCTTGGACATCCATTTGTGCAACTGTTTTAGCAGTTTCCATCATCATATTGTAATCTTCGCCAGGCAGTCCATTAATGATATGAGTGCAAATATTGATATTATGCTTACGTAATTTTTGGATACCTTCATAATATGTCTGCATATCATGGGCGCGATTAATTAAATCTGAAGTTTCTTGGTGTACTGTTTGTAAACCAAGTTCTACCCATAAATACGTGCGCTCATTCAACTCTGCTAAATATTCTACAACATCATCTGGTAAACAATCAGGTCTTGTACCTATAGATAGTCCGACTACACCAGGTTCTTTTAATGCCGTTTCATACTTTTCTCGTAATACTTCAACTGGTGCATGTGTGTTAGTGAATGCTTGAAAATATGCAATGTACTGACCATCATGCCATTTTTCATGCATTCTATCTTTGATTTGTCGAAATTGTACTTCAATTGGATCGACGCGATCGCCTGCAAAGTCGCCACTTCCTGCAGCTGAACAAAATGTGCAACCGCCATGTGCTACAGTTCCATCTCTATTTGGACAATCAAAACCGCCATCAATAGCTACTTTGAAAATTTTCTGGCCAAATTTATTTTTCAAGTGATAGTTCCATGTGTGATACCTTTTATTTTCGAATGCGTAAGGGAAAAATTGACCCATATAACATTTTCCTTTCTAAAATCATTATAGTTAAAGATTTTAACATATTTTAGTGATATAGTGTTTAGTGTAAAATTAGAAAATTAAATTTAGAGAGGGGCTTAGTGCATGAACATGCCTAAATCAGTGTGGTGGTTGGTTATTGGTATGGCATTAAATATTACTGGTTCAAGCTTCTTATGGCCATTAAATACAATATATATGAATGAACAATTAGATAAGAGTCTGACAATCGCTGGATTGGTATTAATGATTAATTCCTTTGGCATGGTTGTCGGTAATTTATTAGGCGGTAGCTTATTTGATAAATTGGGTGGTTATCGAACGATAATGATAGGCACAGTCATATGTTTAATGAGTACCACATTATTGAATTTCTTTCATGGTTGGCCATGGTATGCTGTATGGTTAGTTGCATTAGGCTTTGGTGGTGGCATGATTGTTCCAGCGATTTATGCTATGGCAGGAGCGGTGTGGCCCAATGGTGGTAGGCAAACTTTTAATGCCATTTATTTAGCGCAAAATTTAGGAGTTGCAATTGGGGCGGCTTCAGGTGGTTTTGTAGCAGAATTGAGTTTTAATTATATTTTTATAGCAAACTTATTAATGTATGTTGCATTTGCCGTTGTGGCTGTAACGCAATTTAATATAAAACTTGATTTAAAAGTTAAAACAAATGATGCAATGAATTTATTATCTAAAGACAATAGAGTGCAAGTTACAGCATTAACGCTCTTGTGTGTAATGTTTAGTATTTGTTGGATAGCATACATTCAATGGGAAAGTACTATTGCTTCGTTTACACAGGAAATAAATATTTCGATGGGCCAATATAGTTTGCTATGGACTGTAAATGGCATAATGATATTAGTCGCACAACCATTAATATTACCAATTATAAAATTATTAAAAGGCAATTTAAAATATCAAATGCTTGTGGGTATATGTATATTTATACTTTCATTCTTTGTGACGAGCTTTGCACAACAATTTTCAGTGTTTATGATAGGAATGATTATACTTACTCTAGGAGAGATGTTTGTATGGCCAGCTGTTCCTACCATCGCTAATCAATTAGCACCTAAAGGTAAAGAAGGATCTTTTCAAGGGTATGTGAATTCTGCGGCTACAGTTGGAAAAGCATTTGGTCCGCTTCTAGGTGGAATCGTTGTCGATACATTTAACATGCAGGCAATGTTTTTAAGTATGATTGCATTACTAGTCATTGCACTCATTTTTTTAATGATTTATGATAGAAAGCTATCGAATGATACTTAAGGTGTAAGTATACTGTTGACATATGGTTTTGACTTTAATTCTGTTTGATAAACTGATATTTCAATTTTTCCACTTGAAATAAACCCTTATTTCAAATATTATTAATAATGTATAGGAGTAGTAATTTGAGAGCTTATCTACAGAGAACTAGGAAGGGTGGAACCTAGTGTTAAGTCTTGAGTGAACTTACCAGAACTCAAAGTGAATTTATAACATCTCTAACTATTTAATTAAAATGAGCGCACATTTAATGTGAAACAGGGTGGTACCGCGGCATAGTCGTCCCTTAGTAATGAATAATAGTTTGAGGTGTTTTTTTATTGAATAGGAGGAAGTAGTAGTGAATTACAATCATAATCAAATAGAAAAAAAGTGGCAGGATTATTGGGAAGAATTTAAAACTTTTAAAACAAGTGACAATTTAGGGCAGAAGAAATTCTACGCACTAGATATGTTCCCTTATCCATCAGGCGCAGGGCTACATGTTGGACATCCAGAGGGTTATACTGCAACGGATATCGTTTCAAGATATAAACGCATGCAAGGGTATAATGTATTACATCCAATGGGATGGGACGCTTTTGGGCTTCCTGCAGAACAATATGCCTTGGATACAGGTAATGATCCACGCGAGTTCACTAAACAGAATATTCAAACCTTTAAACGCCAAATAAAAGAATTAGGTTTTAGTTATGATTGGGATAGAGAAGTGAATACAACTGATCCTGAATATTATAAATGGACGCAATGGATTTTTATACAGTTGTATAATAAAGGACTTGCTTATGTTGATGAAGTTGCAGTAAACTGGTGCCCAGCTTTAGGTACAGTGCTTTCAAATGAAGAAGTAATAGATGGAGTTTCTGAACGTGGTGGACATCCAGTGTATCGTAGACCGATGAAACAATGGGTATTAAAAATCACTGAATATGCCGATCGTTTATTAGAAGACTTAGATGATTTAGATTGGCCTGAATCATTAAAAGACATGCAACGTAACTGGATAGGTCGTTCAGAAGGTGCGGCTATTGCGTTTGATGTAGAAAATAGTGATGCACAGGTTGAAGTATTTACAACACGTCCTGATACGATTTATGGTGCAACGTTCTTAGTGTTGAGTCCTGAACATGAATTAGTAAACCAAATTACAACTGAAGATAAAAAAGAAGCAGTTGAACAATATCAACAAGAAGCGGCGAAAAAATCTGATTTAGAGCGTACAGGTCTCTCTAAAGAAAAATCAGGTGTATTTATTGGCGCGTATGCGGTAAATCCGTTATCAGGTGAACGTACACCGATATGGATTGCTGACTATGTTTTATCAACATATGGTACTGGAGCTGTAATGGCTGTGCCAAGTGGTGACCAAAGAGACTATGAATTTGCTCAAACATTTGATTTGCCAATTGTGGAAGTTATTGAAGGTGGAGATTTATCAAAAGAAGCATATGCTGGTGATGGCCCTCATATCAACTCAGGAGAATTGAATGGTCTGTATAACGCAGATGCTATTTCAAAAGCAATAGAATTATTAGAACAGAAAAACGCTGGCACGAAAAAAGTTAACTATAAACTTAGAGATTGGTTATTCAGTCGTCAAAGATACTGGGGAGAGCCTATACCAGTCATTCATTGGGAAGATGGATCGATGACTACGGTACCGGAAGATGAATTGCCATTATTGTTACCTGAAACGGATGAAATCAAGCCATCAGGTACAGGTGAATCACCATTAGCTAATATTGATAGTTTTGTAAATGTAGTAGACCAAGAAACTGGTATGAAAGGTCGTCGTGAAACTAATACGATGCCGCAATGGGCAGGTAGTTGCTGGTACTATTTAAGATATATAGACCCAAATAATGACCAAATGCTTGCTGACCCGGAAAAATTAAAACATTGGTTACCAGTTGATTTATATATAGGTGGCGTAGAACATGCTGTTTTACATTTATTATATGCAAGATTCTGGCACAAAGTACTTTATGATTTAGGTGTTGTACCAACAAAAGAGCCATTCCAAAAATTATATAATCAAGGCATGATTCTTGGTGAAGGTAATGAAAAAATGAGTAAATCTAAAGGTAACGTAATTAATCCAGATGATATCGTCACATCACATGGCGCAGATACACTACGTTTATACGAAATGTTTATGGGGCCGCTTGATGCTGCAATAGCTTGGAGTGAAAATGGCTTAGATGGTTCAAGACGATTCCTAGATAGAATATGGCGTTTGCTCGTTACTGAAGATGATTCACTTTCTATTAAAGTGGTAAATAACAATAGTAAAAATTTAGATAAGAGTTACCATCAAACCGTTAAAAAAGTCACTGAAGACTTTAACACTTTGAATTTCAATACTGCAATTAGTCAATTGATGGTCTTCATCAATGATTGTTACAAAACTGATGAAATATACAAACCGTATATTGAAGGATTTGTAAAAATGTTATCACCAATTGCACCTCACATATCAGAAGAACTATGGTCTCGTCTAGGTCATGATGAAACAATTACTTACCAACCGTGGCCTTCATATGATGAATCATTATTAGTCGATGATGAAGTGGAAATTGTTGTACAAGTAAACGGTAAAGTACGTGCCAAGATTAAAGTTTCAAGAGATGTTTCAAAAGAGGATATGCAACAAATAGCGCTTGATAATGATATTATTAAAGGTGAAATTGAAGGTAAAGAGATTAAAAAAGTAATTGCTGTACCACAAAAACTTGTTAATATCGTAGCTAAATAAATCTTTGGAGGAATTGAACATGGAATCTATTACAGTTGATGAATTAAAAGAAAAAGTTTTAGACGCAAACCCAGTTAATATTGTAGATGTGAGAACGGATGCAGAAACAGCTATGGGCATTATACCAGGCGCAGAAACAATTCCCATGAACCAAATTCCAGAAAATTTAAGCCATTTTAATGAAGATGAAACTTATTACATCATATGTAAAGTTGGCGGTCGTAGTGCACAAGTTGTTCAGTATTTAGAACAAAATGATGTACGTGCAGTAAATGTCGAAGGTGGCATGGATGCTTGGGGAGACGAAGGTCTAGATGTTAAAAGTGTATAATAAAGATTAAATATAAAGATTAAGGGTCCTATTACTGTAAACGTAATAGGACCTTTTTTAGTTGAAAAATTTAAATACAAAATTTTGCGGTTAATTGGTTTCTAATGGGAATAGTGGGACAAGTTATATGATAGTTGTGTAGCTAGACTTTATAGTCTTATGGCTGAAAGACACCTGCATTAGTCCCTGACACATGTCCTGTTACTAAGGCGCTAGTGATGTTATATCCGCCAGTATAGCCATGTATATCTAATACTTCACCACATAAGAATAAGCCTGGTACTATTTTGGACATCATTGTTTTGGGGTGGATTTCTTTTAATGAAACGCCTCCTCCAGTTACAAAAGCTTTATCAATAGGTAGTGTACCGTTCACGCTAAAAATGAAGCCTTTCAATAATTTAACTAACTCATTAATTTGTATGTTAGAAATGTGGTGGGCTGTAATTTCCTCTGTAACTCCAGCTTGTTCTAACATAAATAATAAATAACGTTCTTCTATTAAGCCATGTAAGCTGTTTTTTACATATTTATCTGGCGTTTCCTTTAATAATGACCTAATTTGTACCTCTAAGTCATTCGTTGAAAGTTCTGGAAATACATCTAATTGCATTTGTATATCTTGTTTTTTTTGATTCTTTTGCTCTTTATATACAAATTGACTACAGCGTAAAGCAGCAGGGCCACTGATTCCGAAATGAGTGAAAATCATATCCATTTGATGAGTGATACGATGTTTGCCATTTTTCTTTAATACAGATAAAGCTACATTCTTTAAACTTAACCCTTTTAGACGTTTTTGTTTAATAAATGGTTCTGCAGACGTGATGGGTACTTCTGTAGGAAATAACTCTGTTATAGTATGACCAAGAGCTTCTGCAAATTTGTAACCGTCACCGGTTGAACCTGTTTGTGGCACGCTCGTACCACCAGTTGCAATGATGAGACTCTTACTAGTAAATTGCTGTTGATCATTGAGTGTAACTTGGAATGTTTGATCTTCAGTGTAAGCAATAGAGTGAACAGTTGATTCCTCCATTACGTCTACCTTATTTTGTTGAATAGTGTGCGTCAGAGTATCCACGACATCTTGTGCTTTATTTGATACGGGGAACATTCGTCCATGATCTTCTTCTTTAAGTTTGACACCTCTCGATTCAAAAAATTGAATAATAGATTCATTATCAAATACAGAAAAGGGGCTATATAAAAACTTTCCGTTACCAGGTATGTTTTTTATAATTTCGTCATAAGGAAGACGGTTGGTAACATTACAACGGCCACCACCAGAAATTTTTAATTTACGACCAAGTCCTTTTTTCTTTTCAATCAATAAGATATCATCACTGTTAGTACTTGCCGCAGCAGCCGCCATCAGTCCACTGGGACCGCCGCCTATAATAATTGTTTGATACATTTAATTGCCTCCCTTTACAATATAATGTTATTTTATAGTAATAACATTCTTGTTGCTATGAATCGCTATATTAACGGAGTTTATAAGGTTTTATAATGACATGTAAATTATTTTAAGGGCATAAAAAGGGCAAACATAAATAATTTTTATTGCCTCTAATTTATTAACCATAGCTTTTTCCATCTTATTAGTAACATATGTATACACTTTTAATGTTGTATTTGAGTTACTGTATCCGACACGATTCATGATTACTTTTAAACTCATACCCAATTCAGCAAGTATTGAAATATATGTATGTCTTAAAGTATGACTAGTCACATGTTTATTGATTTTTAATTCAGTTGTACATTCATGCAAAGCCTTATTTATTCTATTAGATTGGATAGTGTTACCACTTAAAGCACAAAATATAAAACCACAATCAGTATATTTAACTTTCATAAGTTTTAACTTCTTACTTTTCTAACACAAGTTTATTAATGATTTCAATACATCTTGTCGTTAAATTTATTACTCTATAACTTTTATTAGTCTTCGTTGTTTCTTTCGAACCGAATCTCTCATCACTTTTCGCCCAAAACATTGTACCATTTACGCTTAATGTTTTGATCTCAAAATCAATATCATTAACTTTTATTGCTAATAACTCGCCTATACGTAAACCTGTTAAAGACTGAAACTCTATTGCTAAAGCTGTGTACAAAATTCCTCCTAAAAAAAATAAAAAAATATAGGGCAGTAGGGACTGCCCATAGAATTATTCTTCTACACCATTTTTATCATATTTAGTAACATTTCCATCCTCATCTACAATATATGAACCAGCAAGGTCACCATCTTTAGTATAAAAAGCAAACCCCCAACTTCCATTCTCTCTTTGTTCTGGTTCTTTAAATGTATAGGTGCCAGTATCTAACGTTTCACCTTCGTAAGTTTCTACGAAATCCATTACGTTCTCTCGAGTTACTGTATTTGTATCGTCTTCATAATCAGTATCTTGGTTAGATTTTTTGTTTTCTATATTATCAATAGCATATTTAGCTTCTTCTTGGGTGTATTTATCACCGGCATCAGAAGTCAATTGTTTAAATAACTCATTGTCAGACATAGGCATAATATCTTGATAGTTTTTAGCGCTTTTTAATGCATTTTCTTTATAATCAGCGTCTAAGTTATCAATAGCATATTGTGCTGCTTCTGCTGGATATTGATCACCAGCACTTGATGTTAGTTGTTCATACAATCCAGCCTTTGACATAGGCATAACACTTTGATAGTTTTTAGCGCTGTCTAACGCATTTTTAAATTCTCTATTAACATTATTATCTTTTTTGTGTTCATTCAATGAATCAGAATTTGATTCACTGTTATTATCAGTATCTTCTTTATCTAATTCCTCTTTTTTATCTTTGTTAGGTCTCTTACTTTCTTCATTTTTCTTATCGTCTTTTGATGACGATTGTTTTTCTTTTTTATCTTCTGACTTACTTTCTTCCGAATTCCCACATGCTGATAATGCTAAAAAACTTGCTAATACTAAGAATAATACTTTTTTCATTTTACATACCCCCGAAAAATTATTTATTTGCTACAATTTTTAATAACTCTATGATTTCATCATTTTGCTTGATTAATTTATCGTTTTGAGCAATTTGTATGAAATTTTGATTTTGTTGCGTTTGATAGTAGTTATACATAGCTTGCTTTTCCATATTCAATGTGAACGCACCCAATGCATGATAGAATTTATCGAAGTTTGCCATAATATTTTGCTTACAAAAGGCGTCTGTTGTTGTTTGGCTAGGTTTATAAATACCTTGTGTAGCAAAGAACTTATCTAATTTTTCATTACTTTTTATTAATGTTTCATTTTGATAAGTTGGGTTTGTTTCTTGCATTTTTGTTTGAAAATGGTCATAAAATTCTCGTTTATTATTTTTGTACTCTTTAATAAGTGATTTTTTAGTTTCCACATCTAAACTTTCCCAATAATCCTTTTCTTCTTTGTTTTTTTTGAAAGTAGCAACGATTTCAGTTTCGGTCATACTTTCTCTAAAACCTAATTTATCTGCCATAATAAACTCTCTCCCTTAATATTGTTTGTACGTTACATATTTCATTATATATAATATTGGGTGAAAAGGTTAGTTGTTTTTTAGTTTATCAAAACAAATTTGCTATAAACGTTAGATTTAAAAGGGAACATACGTTCTATTTAGACTTAAAAAATATAATTATGATTTTTCGATGTCTAATTGCATAAAATTTATTATATATTCATTGTGTTCGACAAAAAGGCCATACCTTATAATCTTCTATCACTTGTTTGAAATAAAATCTGTCTATTCCCGTTGACAGACATATATCATCCTTGTACATAACAATCTATTAATTTTTGGAAAGGTAAAGCTAAATCATAACCAAATCTCCGTGCTTTTAATTCTTGTCTTAAATCATTTATATGTTTTTTTTATTTGGAGTATGAAGAAACTGGTTTAATTAAGATAAGATTAAGTAAGTTAACTGTGACGAATAGCTAGTAAAATAATTAATTAAATCATAACAAAGAAAGCTTATACCTAAGCCCTTAGTTTACAATCACTGGCACTGGGTAAAACATGTGTGGTATTTTATAGTAATATAGTTTTGAAA
It encodes the following:
- a CDS encoding L-lactate dehydrogenase, which produces MKNIKSNKVVLIGDGAVGSSYAFALVAQGVADELVIIDLAEEKVKGDVMDLNHGAPYGDSPVNIKAGNYKDCTDADLVVITAGAAQKPGETRLDLIEKNTKIFKSIVTEIMDSGFDGIFLVATNPVDVLSYVTQKISGLPKERVIGSGTILDTARFKYELAKEFDVSPMSVEGQIIGEHGDSELAVWSQANIAGQPLYEMLHGDSQKQHRIEEIFINTRDAAYDIIQAKGATYYGIAMGLLHITKAILKNQNVVLTVSSYLEGEYDKNDVYIGVPTLINRAGAVKVYETPLNDEESALFDNSVTVLKEMQNKISHIIA
- a CDS encoding transcriptional regulator, SarA/Rot family, translating into MGKTLIDNVDGVLRLEMILQDIEDIFSKVQKQYKMSKEEILILLTLWKEGSMTLKEMDDFVHVKSYKRTRTYNDLVEKEWVIKERPQNDERTVIIHFNEDLKDQREDLLNFFKEEIEAKATSIQTSLKSIINL
- a CDS encoding tRNA (mnm(5)s(2)U34)-methyltransferase → MKLERILPFAKTLVTTHINKESIVIDATCGNGNDTYFLAQQVPNGKVYGFDIQTKAIHNTQQKTVEFHNVELFQASHDNVQQYIPTEEHGQIDAAIFNLGYLPKGDKSIVTHPESTIAAINSIFDILAPEGVIVLVIYHGHEEGIIERDAVIEYLRCFDQNKAHVLQYQFINQQNNPPFICAIEKRL
- a CDS encoding TIGR01212 family radical SAM protein (This family includes YhcC from E. coli K-12, an uncharacterized radical SAM protein.), whose amino-acid sequence is MGQFFPYAFENKRYHTWNYHLKNKFGQKIFKVAIDGGFDCPNRDGTVAHGGCTFCSAAGSGDFAGDRVDPIEVQFRQIKDRMHEKWHDGQYIAYFQAFTNTHAPVEVLREKYETALKEPGVVGLSIGTRPDCLPDDVVEYLAELNERTYLWVELGLQTVHQETSDLINRAHDMQTYYEGIQKLRKHNINICTHIINGLPGEDYNMMMETAKTVAQMDVQGIKIHLLHLLKGTPMVKQYDKGMLEFMSQEEYTNLVCDQLEIIPKEMIVHRITGDGPIDLMVGPMWSVNKWEVLNEIDNELARRASYQGKLFESTVQS
- a CDS encoding MDR family MFS transporter; the protein is MNMPKSVWWLVIGMALNITGSSFLWPLNTIYMNEQLDKSLTIAGLVLMINSFGMVVGNLLGGSLFDKLGGYRTIMIGTVICLMSTTLLNFFHGWPWYAVWLVALGFGGGMIVPAIYAMAGAVWPNGGRQTFNAIYLAQNLGVAIGAASGGFVAELSFNYIFIANLLMYVAFAVVAVTQFNIKLDLKVKTNDAMNLLSKDNRVQVTALTLLCVMFSICWIAYIQWESTIASFTQEINISMGQYSLLWTVNGIMILVAQPLILPIIKLLKGNLKYQMLVGICIFILSFFVTSFAQQFSVFMIGMIILTLGEMFVWPAVPTIANQLAPKGKEGSFQGYVNSAATVGKAFGPLLGGIVVDTFNMQAMFLSMIALLVIALIFLMIYDRKLSNDT
- the leuS gene encoding leucine--tRNA ligase; protein product: MNYNHNQIEKKWQDYWEEFKTFKTSDNLGQKKFYALDMFPYPSGAGLHVGHPEGYTATDIVSRYKRMQGYNVLHPMGWDAFGLPAEQYALDTGNDPREFTKQNIQTFKRQIKELGFSYDWDREVNTTDPEYYKWTQWIFIQLYNKGLAYVDEVAVNWCPALGTVLSNEEVIDGVSERGGHPVYRRPMKQWVLKITEYADRLLEDLDDLDWPESLKDMQRNWIGRSEGAAIAFDVENSDAQVEVFTTRPDTIYGATFLVLSPEHELVNQITTEDKKEAVEQYQQEAAKKSDLERTGLSKEKSGVFIGAYAVNPLSGERTPIWIADYVLSTYGTGAVMAVPSGDQRDYEFAQTFDLPIVEVIEGGDLSKEAYAGDGPHINSGELNGLYNADAISKAIELLEQKNAGTKKVNYKLRDWLFSRQRYWGEPIPVIHWEDGSMTTVPEDELPLLLPETDEIKPSGTGESPLANIDSFVNVVDQETGMKGRRETNTMPQWAGSCWYYLRYIDPNNDQMLADPEKLKHWLPVDLYIGGVEHAVLHLLYARFWHKVLYDLGVVPTKEPFQKLYNQGMILGEGNEKMSKSKGNVINPDDIVTSHGADTLRLYEMFMGPLDAAIAWSENGLDGSRRFLDRIWRLLVTEDDSLSIKVVNNNSKNLDKSYHQTVKKVTEDFNTLNFNTAISQLMVFINDCYKTDEIYKPYIEGFVKMLSPIAPHISEELWSRLGHDETITYQPWPSYDESLLVDDEVEIVVQVNGKVRAKIKVSRDVSKEDMQQIALDNDIIKGEIEGKEIKKVIAVPQKLVNIVAK
- a CDS encoding rhodanese-like domain-containing protein, coding for MESITVDELKEKVLDANPVNIVDVRTDAETAMGIIPGAETIPMNQIPENLSHFNEDETYYIICKVGGRSAQVVQYLEQNDVRAVNVEGGMDAWGDEGLDVKSV
- a CDS encoding NAD(P)/FAD-dependent oxidoreductase translates to MYQTIIIGGGPSGLMAAAAASTNSDDILLIEKKKGLGRKLKISGGGRCNVTNRLPYDEIIKNIPGNGKFLYSPFSVFDNESIIQFFESRGVKLKEEDHGRMFPVSNKAQDVVDTLTHTIQQNKVDVMEESTVHSIAYTEDQTFQVTLNDQQQFTSKSLIIATGGTSVPQTGSTGDGYKFAEALGHTITELFPTEVPITSAEPFIKQKRLKGLSLKNVALSVLKKNGKHRITHQMDMIFTHFGISGPAALRCSQFVYKEQKNQKKQDIQMQLDVFPELSTNDLEVQIRSLLKETPDKYVKNSLHGLIEERYLLFMLEQAGVTEEITAHHISNIQINELVKLLKGFIFSVNGTLPIDKAFVTGGGVSLKEIHPKTMMSKIVPGLFLCGEVLDIHGYTGGYNITSALVTGHVSGTNAGVFQP
- a CDS encoding tyrosine-type recombinase/integrase, whose amino-acid sequence is MKVKYTDCGFIFCALSGNTIQSNRINKALHECTTELKINKHVTSHTLRHTYISILAELGMSLKVIMNRVGYSNSNTTLKVYTYVTNKMEKAMVNKLEAIKIIYVCPFYALKIIYMSL
- a CDS encoding tyrosine-type recombinase/integrase; its protein translation is MYTALAIEFQSLTGLRIGELLAIKVNDIDFEIKTLSVNGTMFWAKSDERFGSKETTKTNKSYRVINLTTRCIEIINKLVLEK
- a CDS encoding Ltp family lipoprotein yields the protein MKKVLFLVLASFLALSACGNSEESKSEDKKEKQSSSKDDKKNEESKRPNKDKKEELDKEDTDNNSESNSDSLNEHKKDNNVNREFKNALDSAKNYQSVMPMSKAGLYEQLTSSAGDQYPAEAAQYAIDNLDADYKENALKSAKNYQDIMPMSDNELFKQLTSDAGDKYTQEEAKYAIDNIENKKSNQDTDYEDDTNTVTRENVMDFVETYEGETLDTGTYTFKEPEQRENGSWGFAFYTKDGDLAGSYIVDEDGNVTKYDKNGVEE